In the genome of Segnochrobactrum spirostomi, the window GGAACACCAGCCCGAGATTGCGATCCTCCGGCTCCAGGTCGGTGACGTCGATGCCGGACAGAACGATGCCGCCCTCGTCCGGCTTGACGAACCCGGCGATCGACATCAGCAACGTGGTCTTGCCGGAGCCGGACGGGCCGAGCAGGGTGATGAACTCACCCTCCTCGACCGAGAGATCGACGCCATCGAGCGCGACCGCCGCGCCGTAGCTTTTCCGCAGGCGGCGGATGTCGAGAAACGCCATGGGTCAGGCCGGATCGCGGGCAAGCGGCCCAGTCGAGCAATGGATACCGCCGCCGCCGAGCTCGACGCATTCATAGTCGATCGTCAGCACCTCCACGCCGGCCCTGGCGAGCCGGTCGGCAAGGCGCGGCGTGCGTGTTTCGTGCATCAGGACACGGCCGGGGGCGAGCGCCAAGCAGTTGAGCGAGAAGGCGTTGTCCTCAGGCGGCAGCTCGATCATCTGGATGCCGCGCTTCTCCAGCTCCTGGATGAAGACATAGGGCAGCTCGTTGATGTTCACGATCGCCTTGTCGTGGTCGACCATGATGAAAGAGCCGTCGATATGGATGCGGTAGCCCGGCATCGGCACCTTGATCAGGTCGATGCCGACGCTGTTCAAGAGCACCTCGACCTGGCGCACGCCTTCCGGGTTGCATGCGACGGAGACGGAGCAGACCGCGGTCTTCTCGTCGAGGATCGCGAAGCCGCCGCCCTCGAACACCGCCTCGCCATGCAGCGTGCCGATGATCGGGCATCCGGCCTTGGCGAGCGCCCGGGTGACGGCCAGTTCTTCGCCGCGACGGACCTTGCGGGCGAGACGCGTCACGATGGCGCCGCCCTTCACCGCGATCACGCTGTCGCGGCAATAGATCTGCTTCATCGCTCCCGGCGCGGCTTTGTCGATCAGGATGACGTCGACGCCTTCGGCGCGCAGCAGCGCCGTGAACTTGTCGTGCGCCGCCTGCATGGCGGCGAGATCCGGCAGGGTCTTGCCGATCCAGTACCAGCCCTTTTCCGGGTCGCCGAAGCCACCGATCTCCGGCATCGGCTTGTTCTCGACGATGTTCAGCTCGTCGCCCGGCCGGTGCATCAGCACGGCACGCAGCTTGCCGACGTCGGTGGTGCATCCCCAAGGGCGGCCCCAGACGCGGGTCTGCTCTTCCGGATCGTGGAAGGCGGGAGACGGGATCGAGCCGAACGTCTGGAAGAACTTCGCCTCCTTGTATTCGTGCTCGCTCATCGCGGGCGTATGGGCGCTTTCGTTGGACTTGAGGGGGGCGTTCATGACGGCGTTCCTTTCGCGGTGTCTTTCGGATTTCGACGGGTTGGGGAGGCCCAGCGCTCGGAGACGAGCAGTCGGATGAGAAGGGCCAGGAGCGTCGCGAGCAGCAGTGCGGACGCGATGGCGGCGAGCGCGGGGTCGACGGAATCCGCGATCGAGGTCCAGATCCGGCGCGGCAATGTCACGATCCGCCGCCCCGTGATGAACAAGGTCACCGTGATCTCGTCCCAGGACGTGATGAAGGCGAGGATCGCGCCGGCGGCTACGCCGGGGCCCAGGTTCGGCAGGATGACGCCAAAGATGATGGTGGGCGGCCGCGC includes:
- a CDS encoding dimethylarginine dimethylaminohydrolase family protein, which gives rise to MNAPLKSNESAHTPAMSEHEYKEAKFFQTFGSIPSPAFHDPEEQTRVWGRPWGCTTDVGKLRAVLMHRPGDELNIVENKPMPEIGGFGDPEKGWYWIGKTLPDLAAMQAAHDKFTALLRAEGVDVILIDKAAPGAMKQIYCRDSVIAVKGGAIVTRLARKVRRGEELAVTRALAKAGCPIIGTLHGEAVFEGGGFAILDEKTAVCSVSVACNPEGVRQVEVLLNSVGIDLIKVPMPGYRIHIDGSFIMVDHDKAIVNINELPYVFIQELEKRGIQMIELPPEDNAFSLNCLALAPGRVLMHETRTPRLADRLARAGVEVLTIDYECVELGGGGIHCSTGPLARDPA